Proteins encoded by one window of Synechococcus sp. WH 7805:
- a CDS encoding DUF2079 domain-containing protein yields the protein MPRKSLKSHGHEPATNQPLPRRAPAPPHAALWLWSVLLGLLAWGASALRHWLLQSNAYDLGLFDQWAWLIGSGRDPISSMEDVHVLADHGAWMFYGSGLLYGLHPSIHWLLASQALSLSLTAIPVWMLATQAGLSRRLCWFSCLLWWLQPLVFNVNLFDFHPETWIMPGLAMAIWCQRQQRIGVWLLLLALMLGCRDGLVLVTLGLSLSLVFQRRWTWAIAGTGLSGSWVLLLSHWLYPLFRNGEGPKAAGRMFSHLGDNFGDILFTLISRPWLAVTHIDLGSGAFYLMVLILPTLPFWRRNSLVILSAAVPLLLVNLNAEASSYRTLIHHYSLPLAVLSVTAAIDGMSLQPRRTFPWNGVIWAVSLWLALAKPWFFTGPYLDRVHMMGDAYQAISKLTPNDRVLTTSYLVPQISQRQHVTFAKRSQSEQAFNNDWNVFLLNPNHPGWGSNKRIQKRLLNEAEERYWTCKSWDSGLKFCRKPSSTS from the coding sequence TTGCCCCGCAAGAGCTTGAAAAGCCACGGCCACGAACCAGCCACAAACCAGCCACTGCCGCGCCGCGCTCCGGCTCCACCCCACGCCGCACTTTGGCTTTGGTCTGTGCTGCTCGGTCTGCTTGCCTGGGGTGCTTCAGCCCTGCGCCACTGGCTGCTGCAAAGCAATGCCTACGACCTCGGGCTGTTTGATCAATGGGCCTGGCTGATCGGCTCAGGGCGCGACCCGATCTCCTCGATGGAGGACGTTCATGTGCTCGCTGATCACGGCGCCTGGATGTTCTATGGGTCGGGTCTGCTGTATGGGTTGCATCCATCGATTCATTGGCTACTCGCAAGCCAAGCTCTATCCCTCAGTCTTACTGCAATCCCTGTCTGGATGTTGGCAACTCAAGCCGGCCTATCCAGACGGCTCTGCTGGTTCAGCTGCCTGTTGTGGTGGCTTCAACCATTGGTTTTCAACGTCAATTTGTTTGATTTCCACCCGGAGACCTGGATCATGCCTGGGCTAGCGATGGCGATTTGGTGCCAACGCCAGCAGCGCATCGGAGTCTGGCTTTTGCTGCTGGCCTTGATGCTGGGATGCCGTGATGGCCTGGTTCTGGTCACCCTGGGACTCAGCCTCAGCTTGGTATTCCAACGGCGCTGGACATGGGCGATCGCAGGCACTGGACTCTCCGGCTCTTGGGTCCTTCTGCTGAGCCATTGGCTTTATCCATTGTTCAGAAATGGAGAAGGGCCAAAAGCCGCTGGTCGGATGTTTTCCCATCTCGGTGACAATTTCGGGGACATTCTGTTCACATTGATCAGCCGACCATGGCTTGCCGTCACGCACATCGACTTAGGCAGCGGCGCCTTTTATCTCATGGTCTTAATCCTTCCCACCCTTCCCTTCTGGAGACGGAACTCCCTGGTGATTTTGAGCGCGGCAGTCCCACTCTTGCTTGTCAATCTCAATGCTGAGGCATCATCTTATCGAACGCTGATTCACCATTACAGCCTTCCACTTGCCGTCCTGAGCGTCACCGCCGCAATTGACGGAATGTCCCTACAGCCAAGACGAACTTTCCCTTGGAACGGTGTCATTTGGGCGGTGAGCCTTTGGCTCGCATTAGCCAAGCCATGGTTTTTCACGGGCCCCTATCTCGACAGAGTGCACATGATGGGTGATGCATACCAAGCCATCTCCAAGCTAACTCCAAACGATCGTGTCCTTACAACCAGTTACTTAGTGCCACAGATCAGCCAAAGGCAGCACGTTACCTTCGCCAAACGATCTCAGAGCGAGCAAGCCTTTAACAACGACTGGAACGTTTTCTTACTGAATCCAAACCATCCGGGTTGGGGGTCGAACAAGAGGATCCAGAAGCGCCTACTCAATGAGGCAGAGGAAAGGTATTGGACCTGCAAGAGCTGGGATTCTGGGCTGAAGTTTTGCCGCAAACCAAGCTCAACCTCATAG
- a CDS encoding glycosyltransferase family 39 protein translates to MNHNGTHLFLKGRPALALWLLTLCLWLPWLGNQPLRDWDEGLVATVARSTWQQVVQGQHLLDGLIAYKWEGAYLNKPPGLHWLIGGAVQNFGEKDWVVRLVPCLLSSLAVPLIYWLRRSLNPEPISPKERKQRDSSALMAALILMTLLPMARHGRLAMLDGSLVSCSLLLWSGWIACRVTRWHALLAGLGGSGILLLKPPALLGFLLIALVISLWERRPWRTSAFGWFGLGLLPGIGWHGWHLHQRGANALVMWGGQGLRRITEVVGENQGAWVMPITEVIEGGWPWLLLLPTGLAWAWRHRHQSSGRWELGLLIGSAALVLPLRTQLPWYSHLLWPPIALLCGEGLAELLQTGKPRWLSWGFQLLGLFSLVLAGLASFFGEPIQLPIAALLLAGLGLLIGGPGLRGPSLRTRHRGLVAVLIGWGLALLMLWQSQLWLWELNESWDPRPIAGLIRQLPKDAVVILKGPTRPSLGWYGGRELRRSIDTGANEHWRVSRQQEPDCEQISSSKDGEWALWRCPARA, encoded by the coding sequence TTGAACCATAACGGAACTCATCTGTTCTTGAAAGGCAGACCTGCACTTGCTCTCTGGCTTTTGACCCTCTGCCTCTGGCTGCCCTGGCTAGGCAATCAGCCCTTGCGGGACTGGGATGAAGGCCTTGTGGCCACTGTGGCGCGATCCACTTGGCAGCAAGTTGTTCAAGGACAACATCTTCTTGATGGATTAATTGCCTACAAGTGGGAGGGGGCCTACCTCAACAAACCGCCGGGCTTGCATTGGCTGATCGGAGGGGCTGTCCAAAACTTCGGGGAAAAGGACTGGGTTGTGCGTTTAGTGCCCTGCCTGCTCTCAAGCCTCGCCGTCCCCCTGATCTACTGGCTGCGTCGCAGCCTGAACCCGGAACCCATATCGCCAAAGGAGCGGAAACAGCGCGACAGCAGCGCACTGATGGCGGCGCTGATCTTGATGACTCTGCTGCCGATGGCACGCCACGGTCGGCTGGCGATGCTGGATGGCTCCCTCGTGAGTTGCTCCCTGCTGCTCTGGAGCGGCTGGATCGCCTGCAGAGTTACCCGTTGGCATGCTCTGCTGGCGGGGTTGGGGGGCAGCGGCATTCTGCTGCTCAAACCACCGGCCTTGCTGGGATTTCTCCTGATCGCGCTGGTGATCAGCCTCTGGGAACGGCGGCCCTGGCGCACCTCGGCATTCGGCTGGTTCGGGCTTGGTCTGCTGCCTGGGATCGGATGGCATGGCTGGCACCTGCACCAGCGGGGTGCCAATGCCCTGGTGATGTGGGGCGGCCAGGGTCTGAGAAGGATCACCGAGGTGGTAGGAGAGAACCAGGGCGCTTGGGTGATGCCGATCACCGAAGTGATCGAGGGGGGCTGGCCCTGGTTGCTGCTCCTGCCCACCGGGTTGGCCTGGGCCTGGCGTCACCGGCATCAGAGCAGCGGTCGCTGGGAACTGGGACTGCTGATCGGCAGCGCCGCCCTAGTGCTGCCCCTGCGCACCCAGCTCCCCTGGTACAGCCATCTGCTTTGGCCCCCGATCGCCCTTCTCTGCGGCGAAGGCTTAGCCGAACTGCTGCAGACGGGCAAGCCACGCTGGCTGAGCTGGGGCTTCCAGCTTCTCGGTTTGTTCAGCCTTGTGCTGGCTGGGTTGGCCAGCTTTTTTGGTGAACCAATCCAGCTACCGATCGCCGCCCTCCTGCTCGCCGGGCTCGGGCTGCTGATCGGTGGCCCTGGCCTGCGTGGCCCCTCGCTCCGCACGCGTCACCGGGGCCTGGTGGCCGTGCTGATTGGCTGGGGGCTGGCCCTGCTGATGCTCTGGCAGAGCCAGCTCTGGCTCTGGGAACTGAACGAAAGCTGGGATCCCAGGCCAATCGCTGGCCTGATCCGCCAGCTTCCTAAGGATGCCGTGGTCATTCTCAAAGGCCCAACCCGGCCGTCGCTGGGCTGGTATGGCGGACGGGAGTTACGTCGTTCCATCGACACAGGCGCTAACGAGCACTGGCGGGTCAGTCGGCAGCAGGAGCCGGACTGCGAGCAGATCAGCTCCTCAAAGGATGGAGAATGGGCCCTCTGGCGTTGCCCCGCAAGAGCTTGA
- a CDS encoding DUF2079 domain-containing protein, whose product MLAAILFALVTLGLQLWKSWVLLAGYDQGIFQQVAWNSLHGHWFESSLSSQLSTNVVHAGQLPFVGYERLGQHFTPTLLLWAPLLAVFGAAALPVLQVGLITAAGLVLHRLASSRVPARTANWLVYAYFAGNALIGPTLGNFSDLCQLPLAVFGLMLGLLERRRRLIWVAAVLMPLIREDTGVVLVAIGLWLLVRSRQRWCLALALIAWGAGWAIVSTNVLMPLFSDDNSKRFMVENFGQYLGADPEKGSSSLGVIGRVLSQPALLVQQLVDPPDKTLLYLLGHSLPFLFVPLISPDTWLLAGPSLLGLFLAQGANDPLSITIRYTWLVVPGFALGTLFWWEHRKQPSPGPRVRLAWAIALVISLLFTVTSNPNRSLSFVIPDSIQPWVYSSPLAQWRHGQAAREVLSSIPENASVSANTNLVPLLARREAAVRYPYSTRYIDRNQVERSVEWIAVDLDWLERYGIAFRGDWKALRRIRQDLLGQLDSFKVQAISDGIVVLQRNGAVQPKLQQALRDRLQKPLPTDPRNL is encoded by the coding sequence GTGCTGGCAGCGATCCTGTTTGCCCTTGTGACGCTCGGATTGCAGCTGTGGAAGTCCTGGGTCCTGCTCGCTGGATACGACCAGGGAATTTTCCAACAGGTGGCATGGAACAGCCTGCATGGGCATTGGTTTGAGAGTTCCCTTTCCTCGCAGCTCTCCACCAACGTTGTTCATGCCGGTCAGCTCCCGTTCGTGGGATACGAACGGCTCGGACAGCACTTCACACCCACCCTGCTGCTCTGGGCACCGTTGCTTGCCGTCTTCGGTGCCGCTGCCCTTCCTGTTCTGCAGGTGGGCCTGATCACCGCTGCTGGGTTGGTGCTGCACCGTCTGGCTTCATCGCGTGTCCCGGCAAGAACGGCCAATTGGCTGGTGTACGCCTACTTCGCGGGAAATGCCTTAATTGGCCCCACCCTCGGCAACTTTTCCGATCTTTGTCAGCTTCCTCTAGCGGTGTTCGGCCTGATGCTTGGCCTGCTGGAACGCCGACGCCGCCTCATCTGGGTGGCTGCGGTGCTCATGCCACTCATCCGTGAAGACACTGGAGTGGTTCTCGTTGCCATCGGACTGTGGCTCCTGGTTCGATCCCGCCAACGGTGGTGCTTGGCTTTGGCGCTCATCGCCTGGGGTGCTGGATGGGCCATTGTTTCCACGAATGTGCTGATGCCACTGTTCTCCGACGACAACAGCAAACGCTTCATGGTGGAGAACTTCGGTCAGTACCTCGGAGCTGATCCGGAAAAGGGAAGCAGCAGTCTTGGGGTGATTGGGCGTGTGCTCAGCCAACCGGCATTGCTAGTGCAACAGCTGGTCGATCCACCCGACAAGACTCTTCTGTATTTGCTGGGTCATAGCCTCCCGTTCCTTTTCGTCCCCCTGATCAGTCCCGACACGTGGCTTCTGGCAGGACCCAGCTTGTTGGGGCTGTTTCTTGCCCAGGGAGCGAACGATCCCCTGTCAATCACCATTCGCTACACCTGGCTCGTGGTGCCGGGGTTTGCTTTAGGAACTCTGTTTTGGTGGGAACATCGAAAGCAACCATCCCCAGGCCCACGCGTGCGATTGGCCTGGGCAATAGCACTGGTCATTTCACTGTTATTCACGGTGACCAGCAATCCCAACCGCAGCCTTTCTTTTGTGATCCCAGACAGCATTCAGCCCTGGGTTTACAGCTCTCCTCTAGCCCAATGGCGCCATGGACAGGCCGCGCGGGAGGTCTTGTCCTCCATCCCCGAAAACGCCAGTGTCAGCGCTAACACCAATCTTGTGCCCCTGCTGGCACGCAGGGAAGCGGCCGTGCGTTATCCCTACAGCACTCGTTACATCGACAGAAATCAAGTGGAGCGCTCCGTTGAATGGATCGCTGTCGATCTCGACTGGCTGGAGCGCTACGGGATTGCTTTCCGGGGGGACTGGAAAGCCCTCAGACGCATCCGGCAAGACCTGCTAGGGCAACTTGACAGCTTCAAAGTTCAAGCCATCAGCGATGGCATTGTCGTGTTGCAACGAAATGGAGCGGTGCAACCAAAACTGCAACAAGCCTTGCGCGATCGCCTGCAAAAGCCCCTACCGACAGATCCGCGCAACTTGTAA
- a CDS encoding iron uptake porin, with protein sequence MKLFQRLLVAPAALGLLAPMAVNATELNIDGVSDYAASGEQVTSITQFSDVYPTDWAYQALSNLIERYGCVAGYPNGTYRGNRAMTRFEAAALLNACLDRVTEVTDELKRLMKEFEKELAILKGRVDGLEARVGELEATQFSTTTKLKGQTTFVTGASTAGSSVSSAADDYNQSFGAVTFNYDLRLALDTSFTGKDLLRTRLRTGNFGNSVFGNGLTAMEVAFEEPSGANSVGIDRVFYQFPIGSSFTATVGARVRQDDMLAVWPSAYPADTILDIFTYAGAPGTYNLSLGAGAGLSWSNDGFSISANYVSINGQNSASGTGDPFNPCDDTTGGIGTDCSGSNGTVQVAYTADNWGIAAAYNYASGDNGVGLYSGNGTPTANILQTGGANNSVGISAYWSPEESSWIPSISTGWGLNDNAGVDGLTKSSTSQSWYVGLQWSDVFLKGNSAGMAVGQATFVTAADFTSAGKDALGTDWVGDGNYAWEWWYKFQVTDNISVTPALFYLSAPQGYIFRIVNEKDDTFNNFGGLIKTTFTF encoded by the coding sequence ATGAAATTGTTCCAACGCCTTTTGGTGGCTCCTGCCGCCCTGGGCCTGCTGGCTCCGATGGCTGTCAATGCCACTGAGCTCAACATCGACGGTGTTTCTGATTACGCCGCTTCCGGTGAGCAGGTCACCAGCATCACTCAGTTTTCCGATGTGTACCCCACCGACTGGGCATATCAGGCACTGAGCAACCTGATCGAGCGCTACGGCTGCGTGGCTGGCTACCCCAACGGCACGTACCGTGGCAACCGGGCCATGACCCGCTTTGAAGCGGCTGCTCTGCTGAATGCCTGTCTCGACCGCGTCACTGAAGTGACCGACGAGCTGAAGCGCCTGATGAAGGAGTTCGAAAAGGAACTCGCCATCCTCAAGGGCCGTGTGGACGGTCTTGAAGCCCGCGTGGGTGAACTGGAAGCGACTCAGTTCTCCACCACCACCAAGCTGAAGGGTCAGACCACCTTCGTGACTGGTGCATCTACTGCAGGTAGCAGCGTCAGTTCTGCGGCTGACGATTACAACCAGTCCTTTGGTGCCGTAACGTTCAACTACGACTTGCGTCTGGCACTCGACACCAGCTTCACTGGTAAGGACCTGCTCCGGACTCGCCTGCGTACTGGCAATTTCGGTAACTCCGTGTTTGGCAACGGCCTGACTGCCATGGAGGTCGCCTTCGAAGAGCCTTCCGGCGCGAACAGCGTTGGTATTGACCGGGTCTTCTATCAGTTCCCCATCGGCAGCAGCTTCACCGCAACCGTCGGTGCTCGCGTTCGTCAGGACGACATGCTGGCTGTGTGGCCTAGCGCTTATCCCGCTGACACGATCCTCGACATCTTCACCTACGCCGGTGCCCCAGGTACCTACAACCTCTCTCTGGGTGCAGGTGCTGGCCTTAGCTGGAGTAACGACGGTTTCAGCATTAGTGCTAACTACGTCAGCATTAATGGCCAAAATTCCGCTTCGGGAACTGGAGATCCTTTCAATCCCTGCGACGATACGACTGGTGGTATTGGTACTGATTGTTCCGGTTCTAACGGAACTGTTCAGGTTGCCTACACCGCTGACAATTGGGGTATCGCTGCTGCGTACAACTATGCTTCCGGCGATAACGGTGTCGGCCTCTATTCCGGCAACGGCACTCCTACCGCCAACATTCTTCAAACTGGTGGTGCCAACAACTCAGTTGGTATCAGTGCTTATTGGTCTCCTGAGGAGTCCAGCTGGATTCCCAGCATCAGCACTGGTTGGGGTCTGAATGACAATGCTGGCGTCGACGGACTCACGAAGAGCTCCACGTCCCAGTCCTGGTATGTGGGCCTTCAGTGGTCTGATGTCTTCCTGAAGGGCAACTCTGCTGGTATGGCCGTCGGTCAGGCCACATTCGTGACTGCAGCAGACTTCACCAGTGCTGGTAAAGATGCTCTGGGCACTGACTGGGTCGGAGACGGTAACTACGCCTGGGAGTGGTGGTACAAGTTCCAAGTCACCGACAACATCTCTGTGACTCCTGCACTGTTCTACCTGAGTGCTCCCCAGGGCTACATCTTCCGTATCGTCAACGAGAAGGATGACACCTTCAATAACTTCGGCGGTCTGATCAAGACCACCTTCACTTTCTGA
- a CDS encoding iron uptake porin, with protein sequence MNLFQRLLVAPAALGLLAPMAVNATELNIDGVSDYAASGEQVTSITQFSDVYPTDWAYQALSNLIERYGCVAGYPNGTYRGNRAMTRFEAAALLNACLDRVTEVTDELKRLMKEFEKELAILKGRVDGLEARVGELEATQFSTTTKLKGQTTFVTGGVIAGGDSVAGESFSRAGLGGADAYNREYGAFTFNYDQRLSLNTSFTGKDKLFTRLRTGNFDNNAFGGDGVNLTALDIASSTENSVTIDRLYYKFPVGEEFTFIVGALARNTESLAMWPSKYNKGGAKILDYFAVAGVPGVYNKETGQLLAAYWKQKVDKGDPAFSVSVNYVADDGEGNNSDSSTGGFATDNSRANLLAQLGWGNGQYGAAFAYRYGQCRSAFRRSTSFVQNGNFNLNCQPGDDSRSSNSYALNAYWQPENPGFIPSISVGWALNNISGDNILDGTYTTSQSWFTGLRWADVFLKGNDLGFAFGQPTFATALKGSDTPSDGNYAFELYYNFQVTDNIAVTPALFYLSRPMGQNTRNLKVDGTGYDGQFNVFGGLIQTTFKF encoded by the coding sequence ATGAATTTGTTCCAACGCCTTTTGGTGGCTCCTGCCGCCCTGGGCCTGCTGGCTCCAATGGCTGTCAATGCCACTGAGCTCAACATCGACGGTGTGTCTGATTACGCCGCTTCCGGTGAGCAGGTCACCAGCATCACTCAGTTTTCCGATGTGTACCCCACCGACTGGGCATATCAGGCACTGAGCAATCTGATCGAGCGCTACGGCTGCGTGGCTGGCTACCCCAACGGCACGTACCGTGGCAACCGGGCCATGACCCGCTTTGAAGCGGCTGCCCTGCTGAATGCCTGTCTCGACCGCGTCACTGAAGTGACCGACGAGCTGAAGCGCCTGATGAAGGAGTTCGAAAAGGAACTCGCCATCCTCAAGGGCCGTGTGGACGGTCTTGAAGCCCGCGTGGGTGAACTGGAAGCGACTCAGTTCTCCACCACCACCAAGCTGAAGGGTCAGACCACCTTCGTGACTGGTGGTGTGATCGCAGGTGGTGACAGCGTTGCTGGAGAATCATTCAGCCGTGCAGGCCTCGGTGGTGCCGATGCCTACAACAGGGAATACGGTGCTTTCACCTTCAACTACGACCAGCGTCTGTCTCTGAACACCAGCTTCACGGGTAAGGACAAGCTGTTCACCCGTCTGCGTACTGGCAACTTTGATAACAATGCTTTCGGTGGTGATGGTGTCAACCTGACTGCCCTCGATATCGCTAGCAGCACAGAAAACAGCGTCACGATTGACCGTCTGTATTACAAGTTCCCCGTAGGCGAAGAGTTCACGTTCATCGTTGGTGCGCTGGCTCGTAATACAGAGTCTCTGGCGATGTGGCCTTCGAAGTACAACAAGGGTGGCGCAAAGATCCTTGATTACTTTGCTGTTGCCGGTGTACCAGGTGTCTACAACAAAGAAACTGGTCAGCTGCTTGCTGCTTATTGGAAGCAGAAGGTCGACAAAGGCGATCCTGCCTTCAGTGTCAGCGTTAACTACGTTGCTGATGATGGTGAAGGGAACAACTCGGATTCCTCCACGGGTGGATTCGCGACTGACAACTCCCGTGCCAATCTCCTGGCTCAGCTGGGTTGGGGCAATGGTCAATACGGAGCTGCCTTCGCTTACCGCTATGGTCAGTGCCGTTCAGCCTTCCGTCGCTCCACTTCGTTTGTTCAGAACGGTAATTTCAACCTGAATTGCCAGCCTGGTGATGATTCCCGTTCATCCAACAGCTACGCGTTGAATGCCTACTGGCAGCCGGAAAATCCTGGTTTTATCCCTTCGATTTCCGTCGGTTGGGCGCTCAATAACATCTCCGGCGACAACATTCTGGATGGTACCTACACCACATCCCAAAGTTGGTTCACGGGCTTGCGTTGGGCCGATGTCTTCCTGAAAGGAAATGATCTCGGTTTCGCCTTTGGTCAGCCCACCTTCGCCACAGCCCTCAAAGGAAGTGATACACCTTCTGATGGCAACTATGCCTTCGAGTTGTACTACAACTTCCAGGTGACTGACAACATCGCTGTTACCCCTGCTCTGTTCTACCTGTCTCGCCCGATGGGCCAGAACACCCGGAACCTTAAGGTTGATGGCACTGGTTATGACGGTCAGTTCAACGTGTTTGGCGGCCTGATTCAAACCACCTTCAAGTTCTGA
- the cysK gene encoding cysteine synthase A: MAIAPNITTLVGRTPMVRLNRLPQAWGCTADIVAKLESFNPTASVKDRIAGAMVEAAENDGTIAAERTVLVEPTSGNTGIALAMVAAARGYRLILTMPDTMSTERRAMLRAYGAELQLTPGEQGMQGAIERARELVQEIPGAYLLQQFDNPANPAVHAASTAEEIWADTDGALDGLVAGVGTGGTITGCARVLKSRLPKLRVVAVEPAASPVLGGGVAGPHRLQGIGAGFIPPVLDMDLIDEVIAVSDDEAMEVGRRLAREEGLLCGVSSGAVVAAALQIGQRPVMEGRRIVVILASFGERYLSTPMFSAAGDPDA, encoded by the coding sequence ATGGCGATTGCCCCAAACATCACAACCCTGGTGGGGAGAACTCCAATGGTTCGGCTCAACCGCCTGCCTCAGGCCTGGGGATGCACGGCCGACATCGTGGCCAAGTTGGAGAGTTTCAATCCCACGGCGTCGGTGAAGGATCGGATTGCCGGCGCCATGGTGGAAGCCGCAGAGAACGACGGCACGATTGCAGCGGAGCGGACCGTTCTGGTGGAACCCACTAGTGGCAACACCGGAATTGCCTTGGCGATGGTGGCCGCGGCTCGCGGATACCGGTTGATCCTCACGATGCCCGACACCATGAGCACCGAACGTAGGGCGATGCTCAGAGCCTATGGCGCTGAGCTTCAGCTCACACCTGGTGAGCAGGGCATGCAAGGGGCGATCGAACGGGCCCGGGAACTCGTGCAGGAGATCCCCGGGGCCTATCTGCTTCAGCAGTTCGACAATCCCGCTAATCCTGCGGTGCATGCTGCATCAACGGCGGAGGAGATCTGGGCGGATACAGATGGTGCCTTGGATGGACTCGTGGCCGGGGTCGGCACCGGGGGCACCATCACCGGTTGTGCCCGGGTCCTCAAGAGTCGACTCCCAAAGCTTCGGGTGGTCGCCGTGGAGCCGGCCGCCAGTCCGGTGCTGGGCGGCGGCGTCGCCGGACCGCATCGTCTTCAGGGAATCGGCGCTGGATTCATTCCTCCTGTCTTGGATATGGATCTGATCGATGAGGTCATCGCGGTGAGCGACGATGAAGCCATGGAGGTTGGTCGGCGTCTCGCTCGTGAAGAGGGGCTGCTTTGCGGCGTTAGCAGCGGTGCCGTCGTCGCTGCTGCTCTTCAGATCGGGCAGCGTCCGGTTATGGAGGGACGGCGCATTGTGGTGATCCTGGCCAGCTTTGGTGAGCGCTACCTTTCCACACCGATGTTCAGCGCAGCAGGTGATCCTGATGCCTGA
- a CDS encoding J domain-containing protein, with amino-acid sequence MPDGLDPYAVLEVCPSATQAELKAAYRRLVKQHHPDAGGTEERILALNAAWEQLGDPESRRVFDRSSGSAVAARDEARARGARNARASQAAKRASGRSSHADQDLATWLKKVYAPIDRLLGQVINPFAAELRALSADPYDDALMEAFCAYLEQSRSRLDKVKTLFQSIPTPASARGFGLSVYHCLSQVEDAVAELERYTMGYVDSYLHDGREMMREAKQRRKRLQDERRRLEIS; translated from the coding sequence ATGCCTGACGGTCTGGATCCCTATGCCGTGCTCGAGGTGTGTCCCTCGGCGACCCAGGCTGAACTCAAGGCCGCCTACAGGCGCTTGGTGAAGCAGCACCACCCCGATGCGGGTGGAACCGAGGAGCGGATTCTGGCGCTGAATGCCGCCTGGGAACAACTTGGGGATCCCGAAAGTCGCCGAGTCTTCGACAGGAGCAGCGGGTCTGCGGTAGCGGCAAGGGATGAGGCACGGGCGCGTGGGGCTCGCAATGCCCGTGCCAGTCAGGCGGCAAAGCGGGCCAGCGGTCGTTCCAGTCATGCTGATCAGGATCTGGCCACGTGGTTGAAGAAGGTCTATGCCCCGATTGACCGCTTGCTCGGCCAGGTGATCAATCCCTTCGCGGCCGAACTCCGCGCCTTATCCGCTGATCCCTACGACGATGCCCTGATGGAGGCGTTCTGCGCTTATCTCGAACAGAGCAGGAGCCGGCTCGATAAGGTCAAAACTCTGTTTCAATCCATCCCAACCCCTGCTTCGGCTCGTGGTTTCGGCCTGAGTGTTTATCACTGTCTGTCTCAGGTGGAGGATGCGGTGGCGGAGCTTGAGCGCTACACGATGGGCTACGTGGACAGTTATCTCCACGATGGACGCGAGATGATGCGCGAAGCCAAGCAACGTCGCAAGCGTCTCCAAGACGAACGTCGAAGGCTGGAGATCAGCTGA